A window of Campylobacter cuniculorum DSM 23162 = LMG 24588 contains these coding sequences:
- a CDS encoding branched-chain amino acid transporter permease: MFDMKILILIFAGFLGTYLTRILAYVLFKNKKPGYYFSFIQKNMPLIIIVILFFYTFYGVDFTHFPYGLNLILACIFVFLLHIKFKNMLLSVILGTVFYMLLLRTLE; this comes from the coding sequence ATGTTTGATATGAAAATTTTAATTCTCATTTTTGCAGGATTTTTAGGAACTTATCTTACAAGGATACTTGCTTATGTGCTTTTTAAAAATAAAAAACCCGGATATTATTTTTCTTTCATTCAAAAAAACATGCCCTTAATCATCATTGTTATTTTGTTTTTTTATACTTTTTATGGAGTGGATTTTACCCATTTTCCCTATGGTTTAAATCTGATTTTGGCTTGTATTTTTGTATTTTTATTGCATATAAAATTTAAAAATATGCTTCTTAGTGTGATTTTAGGGACAGTTTTTTATATGTTGCTTCTAAGAACATTAGAATAA
- the napG gene encoding ferredoxin-type protein NapG — protein MSDRRKFFNTAFKGLCLCAGGGFLATLALKADDKYYLRPPGGEDEERFLSECIRCGLCVKACPYDTLKLANLFDSAKNGTPFFEPRKTACELCEDIPCIRDCPTGALDKKYLKMDKGYAQLKMGIAVVDNANCIAHWGIQCDACYRACPLIDKALKVELKHNERTAKHVFMVPVVDNDICVGCGKCEKVCITEKPSIRVLPRDFVLGFAGNHYVKGWDKEDENRLKDINSKKKTDDKKAQDYLNEGGLL, from the coding sequence ATGAGTGATAGAAGAAAATTTTTTAATACTGCTTTTAAGGGTCTGTGTCTTTGTGCTGGAGGTGGATTTTTAGCAACTCTAGCATTAAAGGCTGATGATAAATATTATCTAAGACCACCCGGTGGCGAAGATGAGGAGAGATTTTTGAGCGAGTGTATTCGTTGCGGATTGTGTGTTAAAGCCTGTCCTTACGATACACTTAAACTTGCAAATTTATTTGATAGTGCTAAAAATGGAACTCCTTTTTTTGAGCCGCGAAAAACAGCCTGTGAATTATGCGAGGATATTCCTTGTATTAGGGATTGTCCGACCGGTGCATTAGATAAAAAATATCTTAAAATGGATAAGGGTTATGCTCAATTAAAAATGGGTATTGCTGTCGTTGATAATGCAAATTGCATAGCACATTGGGGAATTCAATGTGATGCCTGTTATAGAGCCTGTCCTTTGATAGATAAAGCCTTGAAAGTGGAATTAAAACACAATGAACGCACCGCAAAACATGTTTTTATGGTGCCTGTAGTTGATAATGACATTTGCGTAGGCTGCGGAAAATGCGAAAAAGTTTGCATTACAGAAAAGCCATCGATTCGTGTTTTGCCTAGAGATTTTGTTTTAGGTTTTGCAGGAAATCATTATGTGAAAGGTTGGGATAAAGAGGACGAAAATCGTTTAAAAGATATAAATTCCAAAAAGAAAACTGATGATAAAAAGGCTCAAGACTATCTTAATGAAGGAGGATTGTTATGA
- the ciaD gene encoding effector protein CiaD, translating to MNLEDLAKKTINEISSEIKELERQKELLKKQELKEEKTEEQDLEIIEAPLEIQPEIQEDCPKEEKEKKEQENEEHSKIEQQILHSNLESEEKQELSSEVLNASVIMQMQSLGEDIFLKNLRERILVLFEGLNHIKKEDLEQRLNLTIHFLEFLLANIEDKLKK from the coding sequence ATGAATTTAGAGGATTTAGCAAAAAAAACAATCAATGAAATAAGCTCTGAAATTAAAGAGCTAGAGAGACAAAAAGAACTTTTAAAAAAACAAGAGCTTAAAGAAGAAAAGACTGAAGAACAGGATTTAGAAATTATAGAAGCTCCTTTGGAAATTCAGCCAGAAATTCAAGAAGATTGTCCAAAAGAAGAGAAAGAAAAAAAAGAACAAGAAAATGAAGAGCATTCTAAGATTGAACAGCAAATCCTTCATTCAAATTTAGAAAGCGAAGAAAAACAAGAACTTTCAAGTGAGGTATTAAACGCTTCGGTTATAATGCAAATGCAGAGTTTAGGCGAGGATATATTTTTAAAAAATTTAAGAGAGCGTATTTTAGTACTTTTTGAAGGGCTTAACCATATCAAAAAAGAGGATTTAGAACAAAGATTAAATTTAACAATTCATTTTTTAGAGTTTTTACTTGCAAATATCGAAGACAAGCTTAAAAAATAA
- the corA gene encoding magnesium/cobalt transporter CorA yields the protein MLYIYTKTKNALVQRMEFKLDNKILPENILWIDLLYPSVDEIAYISSQFKLKFPTKEEREEIELSSKYWEDNTTITINAYFLIREIGVGNDRKNIKLRNEIITFETTKKILFTIRYSEFSTFEEIQARILASPKNFEDGYDIIDKIFEVRVEKDADLLEWIDKDARLLRTSVLEKKGEYGYDEMLKDISSLQEFNMRVRDSLFDKRRAMTSLLKSDKIDKDIKQNLTIVLKDLNSLVEFSISQLSILDNIQTILASQVNIEQNKVIKLFTVATVAMMPPTLIGTIYGMNFKFMPELGLHYAYPIVLGIMVISTILPVIFFKKKGWL from the coding sequence ATGCTTTATATTTATACAAAAACTAAAAATGCCTTAGTGCAAAGAATGGAATTTAAGCTTGATAATAAAATTTTACCTGAAAATATTTTATGGATTGATTTACTTTATCCAAGTGTCGATGAGATTGCTTATATTTCATCTCAATTTAAACTTAAATTTCCTACAAAAGAAGAAAGAGAAGAGATAGAATTAAGCTCAAAATACTGGGAAGATAATACAACCATTACCATTAACGCGTATTTTTTGATAAGAGAAATTGGAGTTGGGAATGACAGAAAAAACATAAAACTTCGTAATGAAATCATCACTTTTGAAACCACTAAAAAAATTTTATTCACCATAAGATATAGTGAGTTTAGCACTTTTGAAGAAATACAAGCAAGGATTTTAGCAAGTCCTAAAAATTTTGAAGATGGCTATGATATTATCGATAAAATCTTTGAAGTACGTGTTGAAAAAGACGCAGACCTTTTAGAATGGATTGATAAAGATGCAAGATTGCTTAGAACAAGTGTTTTAGAAAAAAAAGGCGAATATGGTTATGATGAAATGCTTAAAGACATTTCGTCTTTACAAGAATTTAATATGCGTGTTAGAGATTCTTTGTTTGATAAACGTAGAGCTATGACCTCGCTTTTAAAAAGTGATAAAATCGATAAAGATATTAAACAAAACTTAACTATAGTTTTAAAAGATTTAAATTCTCTTGTTGAATTTAGCATTTCTCAATTAAGTATTTTAGACAATATCCAAACCATTTTAGCAAGTCAAGTGAATATCGAGCAAAATAAGGTCATAAAATTATTCACAGTTGCCACCGTTGCAATGATGCCACCGACTTTAATTGGAACAATTTATGGCATGAATTTTAAATTTATGCCCGAACTTGGGCTTCATTATGCTTACCCTATAGTGCTTGGGATTATGGTCATTTCTACAATTTTACCGGTGATATTTTTTAAGAAAAAAGGTTGGTTATAA
- the mog gene encoding molybdopterin adenylyltransferase: MQTIHIGILTLSDRASSGIYEDKATPEVERVLNSYIKNKIIYHKELISDDYELIVERLIFLSDEKKCDFIVTSGGTGPAPRDLTPEATEKVCTKMMPGFGELMRIQSLKYVPTAILSRQSAGIRGKCFILNLPGNPKAIKECLEPVFPAIPYCIDLIGGAYIEANDENIKIFRPKKKD; encoded by the coding sequence ATGCAAACAATTCATATAGGCATTCTAACTTTAAGCGATAGAGCAAGTAGTGGGATATACGAGGATAAAGCAACTCCAGAAGTTGAAAGAGTATTAAATTCTTATATTAAAAATAAAATCATTTATCATAAAGAACTCATTAGTGATGATTATGAATTGATTGTTGAAAGATTGATTTTTTTAAGCGATGAAAAAAAATGCGATTTTATCGTTACAAGTGGCGGAACAGGTCCAGCTCCTAGAGATCTAACTCCAGAGGCTACCGAAAAAGTATGCACTAAAATGATGCCCGGTTTTGGAGAATTGATGAGAATTCAAAGCTTAAAATATGTCCCAACGGCTATACTTTCAAGGCAAAGTGCAGGAATTCGTGGAAAATGTTTTATACTCAATTTACCCGGAAATCCAAAAGCCATAAAAGAATGTTTGGAGCCGGTGTTTCCTGCGATACCTTATTGTATAGATTTAATCGGAGGAGCTTATATAGAGGCAAATGATGAAAATATCAAAATTTTTCGTCCTAAAAAGAAAGATTAG
- a CDS encoding chaperone NapD → MNISSILLIVKQEDQEEFLKNLKKIKGCSIELIEKEKIIAVIESDTLENELSIYKSIEALPKLISINMVFSYQDLDEDIQKVTNSNAIEVIEKNERAEDIEYHGTIFNKFS, encoded by the coding sequence ATGAATATTTCAAGTATATTGCTAATCGTTAAACAAGAAGACCAAGAAGAATTTCTTAAAAATTTAAAGAAAATAAAAGGTTGTAGCATAGAGCTTATAGAAAAAGAAAAAATTATTGCTGTGATTGAAAGCGATACTTTAGAAAATGAATTGAGTATTTATAAATCCATCGAAGCCTTACCAAAACTTATTAGTATAAATATGGTATTTTCTTATCAGGATTTAGATGAGGATATACAAAAGGTTACAAATAGTAACGCCATTGAAGTTATAGAAAAAAATGAAAGAGCCGAAGATATAGAATATCACGGAACAATTTTTAATAAATTTTCTTAA
- a CDS encoding nitrate reductase cytochrome c-type subunit, protein MKKKIFLLSAAASLFIAACALNDGVSSEQIGLRKIALENENKIVLDNVNYNETQPGESALVERSFENAPPLISHSIEGMLPITTDNNSCLSCHDKSIAKDVGATPAPATHYYDFRKNKSTGDTISDTRFSCDQCHIALSNAQPLVKNNFKADFKDENSKKSSNLFDVMNEGVK, encoded by the coding sequence ATGAAAAAGAAAATATTTTTACTTTCAGCAGCTGCGAGTTTATTTATAGCAGCTTGTGCTTTAAATGATGGAGTAAGCTCTGAACAAATCGGACTTAGAAAGATAGCTTTAGAAAATGAAAACAAAATTGTTTTAGACAATGTTAATTATAATGAGACACAACCCGGAGAATCTGCTTTAGTCGAAAGGTCCTTTGAGAATGCTCCTCCTCTTATTTCACATTCAATAGAAGGTATGCTTCCTATTACTACAGATAATAACAGCTGTCTAAGTTGCCATGATAAAAGTATTGCTAAAGATGTGGGTGCGACTCCTGCTCCTGCGACACATTATTATGATTTTAGGAAAAATAAATCCACAGGAGATACCATCAGTGATACAAGATTTAGTTGTGATCAGTGTCATATAGCTTTAAGCAATGCGCAACCTTTGGTTAAAAATAATTTCAAAGCAGATTTCAAAGATGAAAATAGCAAAAAAAGTTCTAATTTATTTGATGTTATGAATGAGGGAGTAAAATAA
- the napA gene encoding periplasmic nitrate reductase subunit alpha: MNRRDFIKNTAIASAASVAGLSVPSFAAGEEEWRWDKAVCRFCGTGCGIMVARKDGKIVAVKGDPAAPVNRGLNCIKGYFNAKIMYGEDRITMPLLRVNEKGEFDKKGKFKQVSWQRAFDEMEKQFKRVYNELGVTGIGVFGSGQYTIPEGYAAVKLIKGGFRSNNIDPNARHCMASAVVGFYQTFGVDEPAGCYDDIELTDTIITWGANMAEMHPILWSRVSDRKLNNLDKVKIVNLSTYSNRTSNIADLEIIFKPSTDLAIWNYIAREIVYNHPQAMDKKFVDKHCIFATGFADIGYGMRANPNHPKFSESEKDTVMKQKVITIDDDEAVSLGYLGVKVGDKFEMKHSDVSDAHWEISFEDFKKALAPYTLDYVAKVAKGDDNESLDEFKRKLQELAKLYIEKNRKVVSFWTMGFNQHTRGSWVNEQAYMVHLLLGKQSKPGNGAFSLTGQPSACGTAREVGTFSHRLPADMLVANPKHREITEKVWKLPSKTLNPKPGSPYLKIMRDLEDGVIKFIWVQVNNPWHNTANANHWIKAAREMDNFIVVSDPYPGISAKVGDLILPTAMIYEKWGAYGNAERRTQHWKQQVLPVGQAMSDTWQMMEFAKRFKLKEVWKESKVDDKLTLPNVLEEAKAMGYSEDDTLYDVLFANADAKKFSANDPIIGDFDNTEVKGDERAVIGSDGKEFKGYGFFVQKYLWEEYRKFGVGEGHDLADFDTYHQVRGLRWPVVNGKETQWRFNTQFDYYAKKAAPNSDFAFYGKLLKAVKRGDLTKPTTEETYPLPNKAKIFFRPFMKAPETPSKEYPFWLCTGRILEHWHSGTMTMRVPELYRAAPEALCYMHEDDCAKLSLKQGDVIWIESRRGKVKARIDMRGRNKPPVGLVYVPWFDENVFINKVCLDATCPLSGETDFKKCAVKITKA, from the coding sequence ATGAATAGAAGGGATTTTATTAAAAATACCGCTATTGCAAGTGCTGCAAGTGTTGCAGGACTTAGTGTGCCTAGTTTTGCCGCCGGTGAAGAAGAATGGCGTTGGGATAAAGCTGTTTGTAGATTTTGCGGAACAGGCTGTGGGATTATGGTTGCAAGAAAAGATGGAAAAATCGTTGCAGTCAAAGGAGATCCAGCAGCTCCGGTCAATCGCGGTTTAAATTGTATCAAAGGATATTTTAATGCTAAGATTATGTATGGAGAAGATCGCATTACAATGCCTTTGCTTCGTGTAAATGAAAAGGGAGAATTTGATAAAAAAGGAAAATTTAAACAAGTTTCTTGGCAAAGAGCTTTCGATGAAATGGAAAAACAATTTAAAAGAGTTTATAATGAGCTTGGAGTTACAGGCATAGGTGTTTTTGGAAGTGGGCAATACACCATTCCAGAGGGTTATGCTGCTGTTAAACTCATTAAAGGCGGATTTAGGTCTAATAATATAGACCCAAATGCAAGACATTGTATGGCTTCTGCTGTCGTGGGATTTTATCAAACCTTTGGAGTTGATGAACCTGCAGGCTGTTATGATGATATAGAGCTTACAGATACGATTATCACTTGGGGAGCAAATATGGCTGAAATGCACCCTATACTTTGGTCAAGAGTGAGCGATAGAAAGCTTAACAATCTTGATAAAGTTAAGATTGTGAATTTAAGCACTTATTCAAACAGAACTTCAAACATTGCTGATTTGGAAATTATTTTTAAACCAAGCACAGATTTGGCGATTTGGAATTATATCGCTAGAGAAATTGTCTATAATCACCCTCAAGCTATGGATAAAAAATTTGTTGATAAACATTGTATTTTTGCCACAGGTTTTGCAGATATTGGTTATGGTATGAGAGCTAATCCAAATCATCCTAAATTTTCAGAGAGCGAAAAAGATACAGTAATGAAACAAAAAGTGATTACTATCGATGATGATGAAGCTGTGTCTTTGGGTTATTTAGGTGTAAAAGTAGGGGATAAATTTGAAATGAAACATAGTGATGTTTCGGACGCACACTGGGAAATTAGCTTTGAAGATTTCAAAAAAGCTTTAGCTCCTTATACTCTTGATTATGTTGCAAAAGTCGCAAAAGGCGATGATAATGAAAGTCTTGATGAATTTAAAAGAAAATTGCAAGAACTTGCAAAACTCTATATAGAAAAAAATCGCAAAGTGGTAAGCTTTTGGACTATGGGCTTTAATCAACACACTCGCGGAAGTTGGGTGAATGAACAAGCTTATATGGTGCATCTTTTACTTGGAAAACAATCTAAACCGGGTAATGGAGCTTTCTCTCTTACAGGACAACCAAGTGCTTGTGGAACAGCAAGAGAAGTGGGAACTTTCTCGCATCGTTTGCCTGCAGATATGCTTGTAGCAAATCCAAAACACAGAGAAATTACAGAAAAAGTTTGGAAACTTCCTTCAAAAACACTCAATCCAAAACCGGGTTCTCCTTATCTAAAAATTATGAGAGATTTAGAAGATGGAGTGATTAAATTCATTTGGGTTCAAGTTAATAATCCTTGGCATAATACTGCTAATGCAAACCATTGGATTAAAGCAGCAAGGGAAATGGATAATTTTATCGTAGTGAGCGATCCTTATCCGGGAATTTCAGCCAAAGTAGGGGATTTAATTCTTCCAACTGCTATGATTTATGAAAAATGGGGTGCTTATGGTAATGCAGAAAGACGCACTCAACATTGGAAACAACAAGTCTTACCTGTGGGACAAGCCATGAGTGATACTTGGCAGATGATGGAATTTGCAAAACGTTTTAAACTTAAAGAGGTATGGAAAGAATCAAAAGTCGATGATAAACTCACTTTACCAAATGTATTAGAAGAAGCCAAAGCTATGGGATATAGCGAAGATGATACCCTTTATGATGTGCTTTTTGCTAATGCAGATGCAAAAAAATTCAGTGCTAACGACCCGATTATAGGAGATTTTGACAATACTGAAGTTAAAGGCGATGAAAGAGCTGTTATAGGAAGTGATGGTAAGGAATTTAAAGGATATGGCTTTTTTGTTCAAAAATATCTTTGGGAAGAATACCGCAAATTTGGTGTGGGCGAAGGACATGATTTAGCAGACTTTGATACTTATCATCAAGTTAGAGGCTTAAGATGGCCTGTGGTAAATGGTAAAGAAACGCAATGGCGCTTTAACACTCAATTTGACTATTACGCAAAAAAAGCAGCTCCAAATTCGGATTTTGCTTTCTATGGAAAATTACTCAAAGCTGTTAAAAGAGGCGATTTGACAAAGCCTACAACAGAAGAAACTTATCCTTTGCCAAATAAAGCTAAAATCTTCTTTAGACCATTTATGAAAGCTCCTGAAACTCCGAGTAAAGAATATCCATTCTGGCTTTGCACAGGAAGAATTTTAGAGCATTGGCATAGTGGAACTATGACTATGCGTGTGCCTGAACTTTATAGAGCTGCACCGGAAGCTTTATGTTATATGCATGAAGATGATTGTGCTAAACTTTCTTTAAAACAAGGTGATGTGATTTGGATAGAATCGCGTCGTGGCAAGGTAAAAGCAAGAATTGATATGCGTGGAAGAAATAAACCACCTGTGGGGCTTGTTTATGTGCCTTGGTTTGACGAAAATGTTTTTATTAATAAAGTTTGTTTAGATGCAACTTGTCCTCTTTCGGGCGAAACTGATTTTAAAAAATGTGCAGTTAAAATTACAAAGGCTTAA
- the purU gene encoding formyltetrahydrofolate deformylase — MNYILKIFTQDEKGLIYKISDVIFKYHINIIKNDEFVGEGMFFFRAVLEGKFNQNALIHALRTMLGEHSLIELHEKRKKDIIIFVTKESHCLGDLLIRHYSNELEANIKAVISNYDALENLVSKFGIPYHSIETQNLSRIEHEQRILDCLELYSFDYLVLAKYMRILSPAFVKHFTNRIINIHHSFLPAFIGANPYKQAYERGVKIIGATAHFVNNNLDEGPIITQAVLNISHEYTWQDMQQAGRNIEKNVLSKALELVFEDKIFIYNNKTIIF; from the coding sequence ATGAATTATATTTTAAAAATTTTTACTCAAGATGAAAAGGGTTTGATTTATAAAATTTCAGATGTGATTTTTAAGTATCACATTAATATCATTAAAAATGATGAATTTGTGGGCGAAGGGATGTTTTTCTTTCGAGCGGTTTTAGAAGGAAAATTCAATCAAAACGCGTTAATCCATGCATTAAGAACAATGCTTGGCGAACATTCTTTAATCGAACTTCATGAAAAAAGAAAAAAAGACATTATTATTTTTGTTACAAAGGAGAGTCATTGTTTGGGGGATTTGCTTATAAGGCATTATAGTAATGAGCTTGAAGCAAATATCAAAGCAGTCATTTCAAACTACGACGCACTTGAAAATTTGGTGTCTAAATTTGGCATTCCTTATCATAGCATAGAAACTCAAAATTTAAGCAGAATTGAGCATGAACAAAGGATTTTGGATTGCCTTGAGCTTTATTCTTTTGATTATCTGGTTTTGGCAAAATATATGAGAATTTTATCTCCAGCTTTTGTGAAGCATTTTACAAATCGCATTATCAACATCCATCATTCTTTTTTACCTGCTTTTATCGGTGCAAATCCTTATAAACAGGCTTATGAAAGAGGGGTTAAAATCATCGGTGCTACAGCTCATTTTGTAAATAACAATCTTGATGAGGGACCCATAATCACTCAAGCCGTTTTAAATATCAGTCACGAATACACTTGGCAAGATATGCAACAAGCAGGAAGAAACATAGAAAAAAATGTTTTATCTAAGGCTTTAGAACTTGTTTTTGAGGATAAAATTTTTATTTATAATAACAAGACTATAATATTTTAA
- the napH gene encoding quinol dehydrogenase ferredoxin subunit NapH: protein MKYLILRRIVQLGILMLFAFGTFDFILKGNLSSSKLFSNIPLSDPFAVFQIFLASLSIDLMAVFGALIVLILYGIFLGRAFCSWVCPVNLITDFAAFIRSRLDFKTSKFFILSKNLRYYVLALVLILSFILSIPVFESFSYIGVIHRGIIFGGTSWLFVAFIIFCIDTFLSSRATCSHFCPLGAFYALTSRFALLKVKYNTDKCTKCFRCVGICPENQVLWMIGKQSSSVNSGECTRCGRCIEVCNDDALNFNIFNLRKK, encoded by the coding sequence ATGAAATATCTCATCTTAAGACGTATCGTGCAATTAGGAATTCTTATGCTTTTTGCTTTTGGGACCTTTGATTTTATTTTAAAGGGAAATTTAAGTTCTTCTAAACTTTTTTCAAATATACCTTTAAGCGATCCTTTTGCTGTATTTCAAATTTTTCTAGCCTCCTTAAGTATTGATTTAATGGCTGTTTTTGGTGCTTTAATTGTGTTGATTTTATATGGTATATTTTTAGGTAGAGCTTTTTGCTCTTGGGTATGTCCTGTTAATCTAATCACTGATTTTGCAGCTTTCATACGCTCTCGTTTGGATTTTAAAACAAGTAAATTTTTTATCCTTAGTAAAAATTTGCGTTATTATGTTTTGGCTTTGGTTTTAATCCTTTCTTTTATACTTTCAATACCTGTATTTGAGAGTTTTTCTTATATAGGTGTGATTCATAGAGGGATTATTTTTGGTGGAACTTCTTGGCTTTTTGTTGCTTTTATTATCTTTTGTATTGATACTTTTTTAAGTTCTAGAGCGACTTGCTCTCATTTTTGCCCTTTGGGTGCATTTTATGCACTGACAAGCCGTTTTGCTTTACTTAAAGTGAAATACAATACAGATAAATGCACTAAATGTTTTCGATGTGTGGGAATTTGTCCGGAAAATCAAGTACTTTGGATGATAGGAAAACAAAGTTCAAGTGTTAATTCTGGAGAATGCACAAGATGCGGTAGATGCATAGAAGTATGCAATGATGATGCTTTGAATTTTAATATATTTAATTTAAGGAAAAAATGA
- a CDS encoding AzlC family ABC transporter permease, whose amino-acid sequence MKQENIFILTLPIFMGYISLGAAFGILASSNGFSLFEVVLSSLIVYAGAGQFVLVALIVSGAGFLEIFITLFILNFRHFFYTLALITDLKGMNFLKHYIMFSLTDETFALLSAQRNELIKLNRAQKSWRVFWICFLNQNYWIIGSILGFLFQKNVKIDYSGVEFSLNALFIVLTYELFKQNPNLKILLGTCCIALIALFFIDKSYMFAFCLALAIFLLFIGRKYV is encoded by the coding sequence ATAAAGCAAGAAAATATTTTTATCCTAACCTTACCTATTTTTATGGGCTATATTTCTTTAGGTGCTGCTTTTGGAATTTTAGCTTCAAGCAATGGTTTTAGTCTGTTTGAAGTTGTGTTAAGCTCTTTGATAGTTTATGCAGGAGCAGGACAATTTGTTTTGGTGGCATTGATTGTTTCAGGGGCTGGATTTTTAGAAATTTTCATCACTTTGTTTATACTCAATTTTAGACATTTTTTTTATACTTTAGCCTTGATTACAGATTTGAAAGGAATGAATTTTTTAAAGCATTATATTATGTTTTCACTCACTGATGAAACTTTTGCCTTGCTAAGTGCTCAAAGAAATGAACTCATCAAGCTCAATCGTGCTCAAAAATCTTGGCGTGTTTTTTGGATTTGTTTTTTAAATCAAAATTATTGGATTATCGGTTCAATTTTAGGTTTTTTGTTTCAAAAAAATGTGAAAATTGATTATTCTGGCGTTGAATTCAGCCTTAATGCACTTTTTATTGTCTTAACCTATGAGCTTTTTAAACAAAATCCAAATTTAAAAATTCTTTTAGGAACTTGCTGTATCGCTTTAATTGCTCTATTTTTTATCGATAAATCTTATATGTTTGCCTTTTGTTTAGCTCTAGCGATTTTCTTGCTTTTTATAGGAAGAAAATATGTTTGA
- a CDS encoding CCA tRNA nucleotidyltransferase, with product MQISKTSLKNNAELSFITDFLKAHTQRAFLVGGSVRDLLLGLEIDDYDIEIYDLSVLEFENLMQELGAKGFGKSFFVYKFKNYDLALARKENKISQGHRGFEIQPCENEKEGAKRRDFTFNALMLNLFNFELLDFYGGIKDLENKTLRHIHEKSFKEDSLRVLRALYFVAKFNFDISDETLNLMKTMDISDLSLHRINAEFYKLFKGEYLLKSYKYLQKLNLEQKIFGQNFKDEKFYFLLENARKFVKDERLFLYLYLNHFKINKKLFFEKTQFKKSFLRAVNQAYFEEDISDFDLAKISIQMPLKSWLGLWNEERIERAKKLKLYENKFQSKISSKKLIEQGFKGKNLGLELKRLKEEELKAYLKGLG from the coding sequence TTGCAAATATCGAAGACAAGCTTAAAAAATAATGCGGAACTTTCTTTTATAACTGACTTTCTAAAAGCCCATACTCAAAGGGCTTTTTTGGTCGGTGGAAGTGTGAGGGATTTGCTTTTAGGACTTGAAATTGATGATTATGATATAGAAATTTATGATTTATCCGTTTTAGAATTTGAAAATTTGATGCAAGAACTTGGAGCAAAGGGCTTTGGAAAGAGCTTTTTTGTGTATAAATTTAAAAATTATGATTTAGCCTTAGCAAGAAAAGAAAATAAAATTTCTCAAGGACATAGGGGTTTTGAGATTCAACCTTGTGAGAATGAAAAAGAGGGGGCTAAAAGACGTGATTTTACTTTCAATGCTTTAATGTTGAATCTTTTTAATTTTGAGCTTTTAGATTTTTATGGTGGCATAAAGGACTTAGAAAATAAAACCTTAAGGCATATCCATGAAAAGAGCTTTAAAGAGGATAGTTTAAGGGTTTTAAGGGCACTTTATTTTGTGGCAAAATTTAATTTTGATATTAGCGATGAAACCCTTAATTTAATGAAAACTATGGATATAAGTGATTTAAGTCTTCATAGAATCAATGCTGAATTTTATAAGCTCTTTAAGGGAGAATATTTGCTTAAGTCCTATAAATATCTGCAAAAATTAAATTTAGAACAAAAAATCTTTGGGCAAAATTTTAAAGACGAAAAATTCTATTTTTTACTTGAAAATGCAAGGAAATTTGTTAAAGATGAGAGGCTTTTTTTGTATTTGTATCTTAATCATTTTAAAATCAATAAGAAGCTTTTTTTTGAAAAAACTCAATTCAAAAAAAGTTTTTTAAGGGCTGTAAATCAAGCGTATTTTGAAGAAGATATAAGCGATTTTGATTTGGCTAAAATTTCTATACAAATGCCCTTAAAATCTTGGCTTGGACTTTGGAATGAAGAGCGTATCGAAAGGGCAAAGAAATTGAAGCTTTATGAAAATAAATTTCAAAGTAAAATTTCAAGCAAAAAACTCATAGAACAAGGTTTTAAAGGGAAAAATTTAGGTTTAGAACTCAAAAGACTTAAAGAAGAAGAGCTTAAAGCATACTTAAAAGGTTTAGGATGA